In Solanum stenotomum isolate F172 chromosome 6, ASM1918654v1, whole genome shotgun sequence, one DNA window encodes the following:
- the LOC125866759 gene encoding uncharacterized protein LOC125866759 produces the protein MAPKIIVLALVFFAMVCMTSAIDDSTTAALKDAANAPIPVENNNIIGTINGSDDNEAVAAAPVGGPISGVTFPDISLPPTPNGATTSTLDFTTIATIIVAVSFFF, from the exons atggcacCTAAAATCATTGTTCTTGCTCTGGTTTTCTTCGCCATGGTTTGTATGACCTCCGCCATTGATGATTCTACAACAGCAGCTTTGAAAGACGCAGCTAATGCTCCTATTCCAGTTGAAAACAACAACATCATTG gtACGATTAATGGGAGTGATGACAATGAAGCTGTAGCTGCTGCACCAGTTGGTGGACCAATTTCTGGAGTTACTTTTCCTGACATAAGCCTACCACCAACACCCAATGGAGCCACCACTAGCACTCTTGATTTCACCACAATTGCCACAATTATTGTTGctgtttcattctttttttaa
- the LOC125866729 gene encoding uncharacterized protein LOC125866729 — MDPTADEQLDYGDEEYGGSHKMQYHGSGTIPALAEDEMMGEDDEYDDLYNDVNIGEGFLQLQRSEVPVPSVDAGNGNFQAQKDSFPASRAGGLGSEEAKIPGIATEGKYAGAEVQFPQQKGGPVVERETERPADAAQKARPSAITMTLNSQAGNSGYQGSMPMPQKIGADPMAMPEKNASEATPLMNSVVAGPRVVPHMPTNQLNSSGNVNMNNPVISETPFRPSLENGNTMLFVGELHWWTTDAELESVLTQYGNVKEIKFFDERASGKSKGYCQVEFFDPASAAACKEGMNGYNFNGRACVVAFATPQTIKQMGSSYANKTQNQVQSQPQGRRPMNEGVGRGGPNYTPGDAGRNFGRGSWGRGGPGMPNRGPGGGPVRGRGAMGSKNMMVNPGAGNGAGGAFGQGLAGPAFGGPPAGLMHPQGMMGPGFDPSFMGRGAGYGGFSGPAFPGMMPPFPAVNPMGLPGVAPHVNPAFFGRGMAANGMGMMSAAGMDGPHPGMWTDTSGGGWGGEEHGRRTRESSYGGEDNASEYGYGEVSHDKGARSSAVSREKERGSERDWSGNSDRRHRDEREHDRDRHDKEHRYREERDGYRDYRQKERESEYEEDYDRGQSSSRSRSKSRAAQEEDHRSRSRDTNYGKRRRAPSE; from the coding sequence ATGGATCCAACAGCAGATGAGCAGTTGGACTATGGTGATGAGGAATATGGAGGAAGCCACAAGATGCAGTACCATGGAAGTGGGACAATTCCTGCTCTAGCAGAGGATGAAATGATGGGTGAagatgatgaatatgatgatcTTTACAATGATGTTAACATTGGGGAAGGTTTCCTACAGCTGCAGCGGTCAGAGGTTCCAGTTCCTTCTGTTGATGCGGGAAATGGGAATTTTCAAGCCCAGAAAGATAGTTTTCCTGCCTCAAGGGCTGGTGGTTTAGGATCAGAGGAGGCGAAAATCCCTGGTATTGCAACAGAAGGGAAGTATGCTGGCGCTGAAGTCCAATTTCCCCAGCAAAAGGGTGGGCCTGTAGTTGAAAGGGAAACTGAACGACCTGCTGATGCTGCACAAAAAGCAAGGCCTTCAGCAATTACAATGACTCTCAATTCTCAAGCGGGGAACTCTGGTTACCAAGGATCCATGCCAATGCCCCAGAAAATTGGTGCTGATCCTATGGCTATGCCAGAAAAAAATGCCAGTGAAGCTACACCATTGATGAATTCTGTTGTGGCTGGACCAAGAGTTGTTCCGCACATGCCAACTAATCAATTGAACTCAAGTGGGAATGTTAACATGAATAATCCAGTTATTAGTGAGACTCCTTTTAGGCCATCTCTGGAGAATGGCAACACCATGCTCTTTGTTGGAGAATTGCACTGGTGGACTACTGATGCTGAGCTTGAGAGTGTGCTAACTCAATATGGGAATGTAAAGGAGATCAAGTTCTTTGATGAGAGAGCTAGTGGCAAGTCTAAAGGCTATTGTCAAGTTGAGTTTTTTGACCCAGCTTCTGCAGCTGCTTGCAAAGAAGGAATGAATGGTTATAATTTCAATGGGCGAGCCTGTGTTGTCGCATTTGCAACTCCACAAACTATAAAAcagatgggttcctcatatgcGAACAAAACTCAAAACCAGGTGCAGTCTCAACCACAGGGGCGGAGACCCATGAATGAGGGAGTTGGTAGAGGTGGGCCAAATTACACCCCTGGAGATGCTGGGAGGAATTTCGGAAGAGGTAGTTGGGGGCGTGGAGGGCCAGGTATGCCTAACAGAGGACCTGGGGGTGGACCAGTGAGGGGAAGAGGAGCCATGGGATCGAAGAATATGATGGTGAATCCTGGAGCTGGCAATGGTGCTGGTGGAGCTTTTGGGCAAGGACTTGCAGGTCCAGCATTTGGTGGTCCTCCTGCAGGTCTAATGCATCCCCAGGGCATGATGGGTCCTGGTTTTGATCCCAGTTTTATGGGTCGAGGAGCTGGTTATGGAGGATTTTCAGGTCCTGCATTTCCCGGGATGATGCCTCCATTTCCAGCTGTTAATCCTATGGGTCTTCCTGGAGTGGCTCCTCATGTCAACCCTGCATTCTTTGGTCGAGGAATGGCTGCAAATGGAATGGGAATGATGAGTGCTGCTGGGATGGATGGGCCTCATCCAGGAATGTGGACTGACACAAGCGGGGGAGGATGGGGAGGAGAAGAACATGGCAGGAGAACTAGAGAGTCCAGTTATGGGGGTGAAGATAATGCATCAGAGTATGGCTATGGAGAGGTTAGCCATGATAAAGGAGCCAGGTCAAGTGCTGTGTCCAGGGAAAAGGAACGGGGTTCTGAGCGTGACTGGTCAGGCAACTCTGACAGGCGGCATCGTGATGAAAGAGAACATGACAGAGATAGGCATGATAAAGAGCACAGATACAGGGAAGAAAGGGATGGTTACCGGGACTATCGTCAAAAGGAGCGTGAATCAGAGTATGAGGAAGACTATGACCGTGGACAGTCTTCTTCAAGATCCCGTAGCAAATCCCGAGCAGCTCAGGAGGAGGATCATAGGTCTAGATCAAGAGACACAAATTATGGGAAACGTAGACGCGCACCTTCTGAATGA